From the genome of Longispora fulva:
GCCCGGCGAGCACGGACGCCGCCGTGGCGTCGAAGAACCGGCGCAGGAACGCCGCGCCGTCGGGGGCCGACGCCGACGCGAGCACCGTCTCGATCCGCCACAGGCAGATGTGGTACGCCAGCAGCTCCGTCTTCGACCCGAAGTGCGCGAAGAACGTGGGCTCGGAGATCTCCACTGCGGCGGCCAGCTCCCGCACCGTGATGTCCGTGAACGGGGTCCGCTCGATCCGCTCCCGCAACGCCGTCCACAGCCCGACCCGGGTCCGGGCGCGCTTGCGTTCCCGCAATGGCAGAGCCGCCAACGCCGCCGGTTCGGCGGTCACCGGACCCCGGCCAGCACCTCGACCAGCGCGGCGGCCGTGGCGGCCGACGACTGCGGGTTCTGCCCGGTGACCAGGCGGCCGTCGCGCCGGACGTGCTCGGTGAACGGCGCGCCCACCTCGACGTCGGCGCCCAGGTCCGCGAGCCTGCGCTGCAACCAGAAGGGGATCACGGCGTCGGCGCCGACCATGCTCTCCTCCGCGTCGCTGAACCCGGTGACCCGTCGGTCGCGCACCAGCGGGGTGCCGTCTCCGGCGGTCGCGCCGAGCAGGCCGGCGACCCCGTGGCACACGGCGCCGACCGCGCCGGTGGCGTGCACGGCCGTGACGATCCGGGCCAGGTGGGGGTCCTGCGGGAAGTCCCACATCGTGCCGTGTCCGCCGACCAGGAACACCCCGGCGTAGCGGGCCGGGTCGACGGTGTCCAGGGCGGCGGTGGTCGCGAGCAGCTCGTCGAGGTCGGGCACGGCGGCCGTGTCGTACGTGGCGCTGCCCGGGTCGAGCGGCGGCCGGCCGCCCAGCACGGAGGCGAGCTCGACGTCGTGGCCGGCCGTGCGGAACGCGTGCAGGGGGGCGACGAGTTCCTCGAGCCAGAACCCGGTCGGCATGCCGCTGTCGCCGAGGGCGTCGTGGGAGGTGAGAACCATCAGGATGCGCTGTGTCATGCCCCGAGCGTACACAAAAATTTTAGTAGACTCAAATTTCTTGGCTGACCCTCTTGTCGTCTGGTGCTCAGGAGGACGACCGGACGCGGGCGTGCAGGTGCATGTCGTGCC
Proteins encoded in this window:
- a CDS encoding TetR/AcrR family transcriptional regulator, producing MTAEPAALAALPLRERKRARTRVGLWTALRERIERTPFTDITVRELAAAVEISEPTFFAHFGSKTELLAYHICLWRIETVLASASAPDGAAFLRRFFDATAASVLAGPRMWFEITAEVARGGGVCAVLDVGAAERLLVFGTPAALDVEITPQAELFARHLAVAAAHGELAVPVDAAVTALLAGFYGVPLALGESRLTDLGQAYAAHLDQVLT
- a CDS encoding type 1 glutamine amidotransferase domain-containing protein, whose amino-acid sequence is MTQRILMVLTSHDALGDSGMPTGFWLEELVAPLHAFRTAGHDVELASVLGGRPPLDPGSATYDTAAVPDLDELLATTAALDTVDPARYAGVFLVGGHGTMWDFPQDPHLARIVTAVHATGAVGAVCHGVAGLLGATAGDGTPLVRDRRVTGFSDAEESMVGADAVIPFWLQRRLADLGADVEVGAPFTEHVRRDGRLVTGQNPQSSAATAAALVEVLAGVR